The bacterium DNA segment TCCGCCTCGCCCGGGGTCCGTTGTGGTGGTACAGCCGGCGCTTCCCTGTGCCCATCCGCGTCAAGCTGCTGGTGCCCATGCTGGGTCTGATCCTGGTGTTCGGTGTTGTCCACGTGCTGGTCATCAACCGGCTGGTCTTCCATTCCCTGGAGCGTGAATACATCCGCAACAGCGTGGTGGCGGCCCGCGTGCTGTCCGCCCGCCTGGAGGAGGCTCTGCTTTACGGGGACCGCAACGAGGTGATCACCCAGCTGTGGGAGTGGAAACAGCTGGATGCGGAGCATGCCTACGCCTTCATCGTGGACAGCCGGGAACGGGTGACGGCCTCCACCTTTCCCCGGGAACTGCCCCGGGGGCTGGCCGCCCTCCAGTCGCCGGGCAACGGGAAGCCGGCCGTTCGGCGGATCCTGGACCGGCGCGAGCCGCTCATCGACGTGGCCATTCCTCTGGTGCAGGGCGGCGCTGGATGGCTGCGCCTGGGTTTCCGCGAGGATCCCGTCGTGCTGCCGGCCCGGCGCGTGGCCTGGTTGGCCTTGTCGATGGTGGGCGTGTTCGTGCTGCTGGGCCTGGCGGGGGCTTGGGTCTTCAGTCACCTGTTCACCGCCCCCATCGGCCAGCTGTTGGAGAGAACGGCCGCGGTCAACCTGGACGGCCCGCCTGTGCGGCTGGATCTGCGGACGGGGGACGAATGGCAGGAGCTGGCCACCGCCTTCGAGGGCATGACCGATCGCCTGCAGGACAGCCACCGCGAGCTGGCCCAGGCCATCCGCCGGGCCTCGGAGGCGGAGCGCATGGCCTCGCTGGGCCTGATGGCAGCCGGCGTGGCCCACGAGATCTCCAATCCGGTGGCGGGCGTCGAACTGGGCCTGAAGCGCATCGAGAAACGGCCCGAGGACGTGGCGCAGATGGCCAAGTACCTGCCACGCATGCTGAACAGCATCGCCCATGTGCAGGAGATCGTGCGCGAGATGCTGGCCTTCGCCCGGCCCGACCAGCCCGCCCTGGGGTTGGTGGATCCGCGGGAGCTGATCAACCAGACCTTGATCCTGCTCGCCCATCGCCTGGAGGAGGGGCGCGTCACGCTGACCCAGGAGCACGAGGGGGGCGACCTGCGCCTGATGGCGGATCCCCAGCAACTGCGGCAGGTGCTGGTCAACCTGCTGGGCAACGCCCTGGACGCCATGCCGGAGGGCGGCTCCCTCCT contains these protein-coding regions:
- a CDS encoding ATP-binding protein produces the protein MNGGELRLARGPLWWYSRRFPVPIRVKLLVPMLGLILVFGVVHVLVINRLVFHSLEREYIRNSVVAARVLSARLEEALLYGDRNEVITQLWEWKQLDAEHAYAFIVDSRERVTASTFPRELPRGLAALQSPGNGKPAVRRILDRREPLIDVAIPLVQGGAGWLRLGFREDPVVLPARRVAWLALSMVGVFVLLGLAGAWVFSHLFTAPIGQLLERTAAVNLDGPPVRLDLRTGDEWQELATAFEGMTDRLQDSHRELAQAIRRASEAERMASLGLMAAGVAHEISNPVAGVELGLKRIEKRPEDVAQMAKYLPRMLNSIAHVQEIVREMLAFARPDQPALGLVDPRELINQTLILLAHRLEEGRVTLTQEHEGGDLRLMADPQQLRQVLVNLLGNALDAMPEGGSLLLGTRRRGSELEIRIRDSGSGMSPAVLERMWEPFFTTKPVGRGTGLGLAVTRTLVARHQGRIEVESRVGLGTTFTLSFPLEGPREPLAAD